A window of the Egibacter rhizosphaerae genome harbors these coding sequences:
- a CDS encoding enoyl-CoA hydratase/isomerase family protein has protein sequence MSEFVTVETNTDGVATIRLDRPPVNALSPEVWEQLGAAARRCAEDDAVGAVVVTGGPKVFAAGADIREMSQVPFTQQFKDAGRLQEAVAALARLPKVTVAAIAGYALGGGCEVALACDFRVAADSAKLGQPEIQLGLIPGAGGTQRLARLVGVQQAKRLVYSGDMVTAEEACEIGLVDRVVEAEELQEAADAEAGRYAHGPYALRMAKRAIDEGVEQDLDSALRLESSLFAATFATEDAQIGMRSFLEHGPGQARFTGR, from the coding sequence GTGAGCGAGTTCGTGACCGTCGAGACCAACACCGATGGGGTCGCCACGATCCGGCTCGACCGCCCCCCGGTGAACGCTCTCTCCCCCGAGGTCTGGGAGCAGTTGGGCGCGGCGGCCCGCCGTTGCGCCGAGGACGATGCCGTGGGCGCCGTCGTCGTGACGGGTGGGCCGAAGGTGTTCGCCGCCGGGGCCGACATCAGGGAGATGTCGCAGGTGCCGTTCACCCAGCAGTTCAAGGACGCGGGTCGCCTGCAGGAGGCGGTGGCCGCGCTCGCGCGTCTGCCCAAGGTGACCGTCGCGGCGATCGCGGGCTACGCGCTGGGAGGCGGGTGCGAGGTCGCGCTGGCGTGCGATTTCCGCGTGGCCGCGGATTCGGCGAAGCTCGGTCAACCCGAGATCCAGCTCGGCCTCATCCCCGGAGCGGGCGGCACGCAGCGGCTCGCCCGGCTCGTCGGCGTCCAGCAGGCCAAGCGACTCGTGTACTCCGGCGACATGGTCACCGCGGAAGAGGCTTGCGAGATCGGCCTCGTCGATCGCGTGGTCGAAGCCGAGGAGCTGCAGGAGGCCGCTGACGCGGAGGCGGGCCGCTACGCCCATGGGCCGTACGCGTTGCGGATGGCCAAGCGGGCGATCGACGAGGGCGTCGAGCAGGACCTCGACAGCGCACTGCGGCTGGAATCCAGCCTCTTCGCGGCGACGTTCGCGACCGAGGACGCGCAGATCGGCATGCGGTCCTTCCTCGAGCACGGGCCCGGTCAGGCCCGCTTCACCGGCCGATAG